A region of Leptospiraceae bacterium DNA encodes the following proteins:
- a CDS encoding LPS-assembly protein LptD → MPDFPLIPGLNTEEEKKEELKKNQSIDETKKKILADVLDTLSDREVDEYLQELGADTSGSVYNKRIRLKSLLQAHKVEKTKENSPESTPKKDPLPISIENASEAEFMQVDRNKSGVLVLRGRVRVKLNKGSLIADSLTVDSKRNEIYAEGNIEYEEGDLSARGNKFIYDTELQRGILYDTSAKVKTSFFVGKKIKKVDENKYLMDLGYFTACNAEIPHYSFKAKRIIVYENNTITASNIWFQVGSFKLFYLPLFYTTSLGSGWIVQAGRNNTQGSFLQTSYQWSEPLAALSLFSPIGRKVKLDYYEKTGQAFGLEFWKRSPWLNYRLDTGYAHYKRYEATSVYEKRFRAGGVGNTVTTNQVDKGDLCIKYGKKCLITAEELLYGTSGAHPIREYGVDEEYWWKVDLNANIKQNNAMNDGTRNIQIKMEEYKNPAYEYEFGYRYQPANTLQAIYTRRQQRSSYFKQNPIWDFDYSESRGDLSINIKATRMNNYAFLIPRGKSGYFPIYEEVPRVHIRNSSEIARFPLSEAPLYWDIDVLSSVQRYYSYPTRTPLPYSLGSLGYSDYYQDYKANLLRTEYFTKGETGFKTTLYLGSYISYDPSVYIGATKRSAEFTGDSSTRSASDIALERQLKRESYQYLRNNHVISIGVPALLFKTTYRRIQSIKSEIPEKTLEQSSDRFSPQNSQDRQHEAEFSLSSNAFESMEFSIITIRDLRRFSQSYKPEPENRERWYYTIFRMGSYYDFLEGFGNQKVSHLERKRSFFSGIFFNNDYIYHTTLKKKLYNNLTLGYQLGGFRLPFIRRFKKLEAGGSWYHVFEAAYLDAYRVYLQTDLQITRFIGLEIELDSRVTQPWRYTNQVGGLSYYRNGQDPVAVTNSYSLSTDPAYSQSSFQRDLAYGSGVTGSNNRQTTALNINTFQFAFKHNLHNFDIRYGYSMNLRSIQGGLSMDKQVNFYDQSVFVTLSLTNIGFGDSSAFRDARARIYRFRKRPLDGGL, encoded by the coding sequence ATGCCAGATTTTCCTCTTATTCCCGGTCTGAATACCGAAGAAGAAAAGAAGGAAGAACTAAAAAAAAATCAATCTATTGATGAAACAAAAAAGAAAATTCTTGCAGATGTTCTGGATACTCTGAGTGACAGAGAAGTAGATGAATATTTGCAGGAACTGGGAGCTGATACTTCCGGTTCCGTTTATAACAAACGAATTCGCTTAAAGAGTCTTTTACAGGCCCATAAAGTGGAGAAAACTAAGGAAAACTCTCCTGAATCCACACCTAAAAAAGATCCCCTGCCAATTTCTATAGAGAATGCTTCCGAAGCAGAATTTATGCAGGTTGATAGAAATAAATCCGGTGTTCTGGTTCTCAGGGGAAGAGTCAGGGTAAAACTAAATAAGGGTAGCCTGATTGCAGATTCCTTAACTGTAGATTCCAAACGAAATGAAATCTATGCAGAAGGAAATATTGAATATGAGGAAGGAGATCTGAGTGCCAGAGGAAATAAATTCATCTATGATACAGAGCTTCAAAGAGGAATTTTATACGATACCTCGGCAAAAGTAAAAACTTCTTTTTTCGTAGGTAAGAAAATCAAAAAAGTAGATGAAAACAAGTATTTAATGGATTTAGGTTACTTTACCGCCTGCAATGCTGAAATTCCACACTATTCCTTTAAAGCGAAAAGAATTATTGTTTATGAAAATAATACGATTACGGCCAGTAACATCTGGTTTCAAGTAGGAAGTTTTAAACTCTTCTATCTTCCCTTATTCTATACTACAAGTCTCGGAAGCGGTTGGATTGTGCAGGCCGGACGTAATAATACCCAGGGAAGCTTCTTACAGACCAGTTACCAGTGGTCAGAACCTCTTGCCGCTCTCAGTCTTTTTTCCCCTATAGGAAGAAAAGTGAAGCTGGATTATTATGAAAAAACAGGTCAGGCTTTCGGTCTGGAATTCTGGAAACGAAGCCCCTGGTTAAACTATAGACTGGATACGGGTTATGCCCACTATAAGCGCTATGAAGCCACCAGTGTTTATGAAAAGCGATTCCGAGCCGGTGGTGTGGGGAATACAGTTACCACGAACCAGGTAGACAAAGGAGATTTATGCATTAAATACGGTAAGAAATGTCTGATTACAGCAGAAGAACTCCTCTACGGAACAAGTGGAGCTCATCCAATTCGTGAATACGGAGTCGACGAAGAATACTGGTGGAAAGTCGATTTGAATGCAAACATTAAGCAAAATAATGCCATGAACGACGGAACCCGAAATATTCAGATAAAAATGGAAGAGTATAAAAACCCGGCCTATGAGTATGAGTTTGGTTACAGATACCAACCGGCCAATACCCTTCAGGCCATCTACACACGTCGTCAACAAAGAAGCTCCTATTTCAAACAAAACCCGATCTGGGACTTTGATTATTCCGAAAGCAGGGGAGATTTGAGTATTAACATTAAAGCCACCCGCATGAATAATTATGCTTTTTTAATTCCCCGTGGAAAGTCCGGCTATTTTCCCATTTATGAGGAAGTACCCAGAGTACATATCCGTAATTCTTCTGAGATTGCCCGTTTTCCCCTTTCAGAGGCCCCTCTCTACTGGGATATAGACGTTTTAAGCTCCGTACAACGATACTACTCCTACCCTACCCGTACTCCCCTTCCCTATAGTCTTGGAAGCCTGGGTTACAGTGATTATTACCAGGATTATAAAGCGAACCTACTCAGAACCGAGTATTTTACAAAGGGAGAAACCGGTTTTAAAACAACCCTCTACCTCGGAAGCTATATCAGTTATGATCCCTCTGTTTATATTGGTGCCACCAAGCGTTCAGCGGAGTTCACCGGGGATTCCAGCACCCGTTCAGCCTCAGACATCGCCCTTGAAAGGCAGTTAAAAAGGGAATCCTATCAATACCTGCGGAATAACCACGTGATTTCCATAGGTGTTCCCGCCCTGCTCTTCAAAACTACATATAGAAGAATCCAGTCGATAAAATCTGAGATTCCGGAAAAAACACTGGAACAATCTTCTGATAGGTTTAGCCCCCAGAATTCGCAGGACAGACAACACGAGGCAGAATTCTCCTTATCCAGTAACGCTTTTGAAAGCATGGAATTCTCTATCATTACCATACGGGATTTACGTCGTTTTTCCCAAAGTTATAAGCCGGAACCTGAAAACCGGGAACGTTGGTACTATACCATATTTCGAATGGGATCTTATTATGATTTCTTAGAAGGTTTCGGAAATCAAAAGGTCTCCCACTTAGAACGTAAGCGTAGTTTTTTTTCCGGCATTTTCTTTAATAATGATTATATTTATCACACTACCCTTAAGAAAAAGCTCTATAATAACCTGACACTCGGTTACCAATTAGGAGGCTTCCGACTTCCTTTTATCCGAAGATTTAAAAAGTTGGAAGCGGGAGGTTCCTGGTATCATGTATTTGAAGCAGCCTATCTGGATGCCTATAGGGTCTATCTCCAAACCGATTTACAAATTACAAGATTTATCGGTCTGGAAATAGAACTGGACTCAAGAGTTACACAACCCTGGAGATACACAAATCAGGTTGGAGGTCTTTCTTACTACCGAAACGGACAGGATCCGGTAGCAGTCACCAATTCTTATAGCCTATCTACCGACCCGGCTTATTCCCAGAGTAGTTTTCAAAGGGATCTGGCCTATGGAAGCGGTGTAACAGGTTCAAATAATCGCCAGACTACAGCCTTAAACATTAATACTTTCCAATTTGCCTTTAAGCATAACCTTCACAACTTTGATATTCGATACGGATACAGCATGAACCTTCGCTCTATTCAGGGAGGCCTGAGCATGGATAAACAGGTAAATTTCTATGACCAGTCCGTTTTCGTTACCTTATCCCTCACCAATATCGGTTTCGGCGACAGCAGTGCTTTCCGCGATGCCAGAGCCAGAATATACAGGTTTAGAAAACGACCTCTGGATGGAGGTTTATAA
- a CDS encoding formylglycine-generating enzyme family protein, translating into MTKGIIPFIFTMVLFILLAKCATAGKTKARVMESKTVGGIEFVYIPGGCFQQGSESGDKDEKPVHKVCVKSFWMGKYEVTQEQWKKVMDGKNPSHFQDGKNKAPANTAKHPVEMVNWKDTQEFIEKFNALNKTNAGLPGESQWEYAARTGTSTQFYTGKCITTKDANYLGNSTYMDNNGNNPYKDCPGGLATADSIKDLEDYKTVAVGSFKPNPFGLHDMAGNVWEWTQDCYHPNYEGAPTDGSAWQEDKCSKRVLRGCCYSEDIYCQRSANRSAYFQSMRIPTVGFRLILQVD; encoded by the coding sequence ATGACAAAAGGTATAATTCCTTTTATTTTTACAATGGTGCTGTTTATATTACTTGCTAAATGTGCAACAGCTGGAAAAACAAAAGCCAGAGTAATGGAAAGCAAAACTGTAGGCGGCATTGAGTTTGTCTACATTCCCGGTGGCTGCTTCCAACAGGGAAGTGAATCAGGCGATAAAGACGAAAAGCCCGTACATAAGGTATGTGTAAAATCCTTCTGGATGGGCAAGTATGAAGTGACCCAGGAGCAGTGGAAGAAAGTGATGGATGGAAAAAACCCCAGTCATTTTCAGGATGGCAAAAACAAGGCTCCCGCTAACACAGCTAAACACCCTGTAGAAATGGTAAACTGGAAAGACACCCAGGAGTTTATTGAAAAGTTCAACGCTTTGAATAAAACAAATGCCGGCCTACCCGGTGAATCCCAGTGGGAATACGCGGCGCGCACCGGAACAAGCACTCAGTTTTATACAGGAAAATGTATTACTACCAAAGATGCAAACTATCTTGGCAACAGCACCTATATGGATAACAACGGAAATAATCCCTATAAAGACTGTCCAGGAGGACTGGCAACAGCAGATAGTATAAAGGATTTAGAAGACTATAAAACAGTAGCAGTCGGTAGTTTTAAGCCAAATCCTTTCGGTCTCCATGATATGGCCGGTAATGTATGGGAGTGGACACAGGATTGCTATCATCCTAATTATGAAGGAGCACCAACAGATGGCTCTGCATGGCAGGAAGATAAATGTAGTAAACGTGTTCTACGCGGCTGCTGCTACTCGGAAGATATTTACTGCCAGCGTTCTGCCAACCGCAGTGCTTACTTTCAGAGTATGAGAATTCCAACAGTCGGTTTTCGTCTGATTCTTCAAGTAGATTAA
- the ilvD gene encoding dihydroxy-acid dehydratase gives MPGYRSSTSTQGRNMAGARALWRANGMKEEDFGKPIIGIVNSFTQFVPGHVHLHTIGQRVKQVISQNGGFGAEFNTIAIDDGIAMGHEGMLYSLPSRDLIADSIEYMANAHCVDALFCISNCDKITPGMLMAAMRLNIPTIFVSGGPMEAGKYKGKSLDLIDPMIAAGDKDISDEELLNMERSACPTCGSCSGMFTANSMNCLNEALGLALPGNGTIVATHSARWKLFEKAAIRIVSMAKEYYIQGNKNVLPRRIATMESFQNSMALDIAMGGSTNTVLHILAIAREAGIEFTMKHIDEISRKVPTLCKVAPSSEYHIEDVHRAGGIMRILEELDKAKLINSSTLTVSGKTLKEQIQENSIIQSPNSETLTFYSAAPAGVRTTEAFSQSSLFKELDTSEEGCIRSINKAYSKDGGLCVLYGNIAEEGCIVKTAGVDESIHIFEGPAKIYESQEDACDAILQDKIKAGDVVIIRYEGPKGGPGMQEMLYPTSYLKSKKLGKSCALITDGRFSGGTSGLSIGHVSPEAAEGGAIGLIEEGDLIQINIPNRRIDVKLSEKELDARRQSRKGKAWKPQNRERQVSQALQLYSMVVTGAASGAVRDLSQLKQDHQENK, from the coding sequence ATGCCAGGATACAGAAGTAGTACATCAACACAGGGTAGGAATATGGCCGGAGCCAGGGCTCTTTGGAGGGCTAATGGCATGAAAGAAGAAGATTTCGGAAAGCCCATTATTGGAATCGTAAATTCTTTTACTCAGTTTGTTCCGGGTCACGTTCATTTGCATACAATTGGTCAGAGAGTAAAGCAGGTCATTTCCCAAAATGGGGGCTTTGGAGCCGAATTCAATACGATTGCCATAGACGATGGAATTGCTATGGGACATGAGGGAATGCTCTACTCACTTCCGAGTCGGGACTTAATCGCTGATTCCATAGAATACATGGCCAATGCTCATTGCGTGGATGCACTTTTTTGTATCAGTAATTGCGATAAAATCACACCCGGAATGCTGATGGCAGCCATGCGTCTGAATATCCCCACCATCTTTGTTTCCGGGGGTCCGATGGAGGCCGGTAAATATAAGGGAAAATCTCTAGATCTCATAGATCCCATGATTGCAGCCGGAGATAAAGACATCTCCGATGAAGAACTTTTAAACATGGAACGCTCGGCCTGCCCGACCTGCGGTTCCTGTTCCGGAATGTTTACAGCCAATAGCATGAATTGCTTAAATGAAGCACTCGGTCTTGCTCTTCCGGGTAATGGAACCATAGTAGCTACCCATTCGGCACGCTGGAAACTTTTCGAAAAAGCAGCCATTCGAATTGTATCTATGGCAAAAGAATACTATATACAGGGAAATAAAAATGTACTTCCTCGCAGAATAGCAACGATGGAAAGCTTTCAAAATTCAATGGCACTTGATATTGCTATGGGAGGTTCAACGAACACGGTTCTTCATATCCTTGCCATAGCGAGAGAAGCAGGAATTGAATTTACCATGAAACATATAGATGAAATCTCAAGAAAAGTTCCTACTCTATGCAAAGTAGCTCCATCTTCAGAATACCACATTGAAGACGTTCACAGAGCAGGAGGAATCATGAGAATATTAGAAGAATTAGATAAAGCTAAGCTTATAAATTCCTCCACCCTCACTGTTAGTGGAAAAACACTCAAAGAGCAGATTCAAGAAAATAGTATTATACAATCACCAAATTCAGAAACCCTTACATTCTATAGTGCAGCTCCGGCAGGAGTTCGGACTACGGAAGCTTTTTCACAATCGAGTTTATTCAAAGAATTGGATACTTCCGAAGAAGGTTGTATTCGTTCTATCAACAAAGCCTACAGTAAAGATGGAGGACTCTGCGTTCTTTATGGTAATATAGCTGAAGAAGGATGTATTGTAAAAACAGCGGGTGTAGACGAGAGTATCCATATTTTTGAAGGCCCTGCGAAAATCTATGAATCCCAGGAAGACGCCTGTGATGCAATCTTACAGGATAAAATAAAAGCTGGAGATGTGGTAATCATTCGTTACGAAGGACCCAAAGGAGGTCCGGGTATGCAGGAAATGCTATACCCGACATCCTATCTGAAATCTAAAAAGTTAGGAAAATCCTGTGCTTTAATTACAGATGGAAGATTCAGCGGTGGAACTTCCGGTTTAAGCATAGGACACGTTTCTCCTGAAGCTGCAGAAGGAGGAGCCATCGGTCTTATTGAAGAGGGAGACCTTATCCAAATTAATATTCCCAATCGAAGAATCGATGTGAAACTTTCAGAAAAAGAATTAGATGCAAGAAGACAAAGCCGTAAAGGCAAAGCCTGGAAACCTCAAAATAGAGAAAGGCAGGTATCTCAGGCCTTACAGCTATATAGTATGGTTGTAACCGGTGCCGCGAGCGGAGCCGTAAGAGACCTTTCCCAATTAAAACAGGATCATCAGGAGAACAAATGA
- a CDS encoding FAD-dependent oxidoreductase, with product MNENSIAIIGAGFAGISTAYALKQINLQFTLFDRSLQFGGIWTNKPELKFRSIYEHDFTELRELKFNFLKGNKTYSDIRNYIETYTDTFDLKANFSGDKNIKSISYNENHKWILEFDNHEKELYNAVVLATGTKCSLADISFLQNYTGLIIHESLLESPDCLKGKRVLITGEDSFACSLAVNALDYSKELHISLPEIFWKKPSAILGIPIEEIFHPYISEHIDLIMSNDMLSNFFNITNSIFPHLSSNISYPEKNKTLSKLLYFLKNGRISSHSKIQSIQDNELYFSNDDKPYEFDIIIVSNKYSPNIVPIYTPNKQYTDIYPDSILNSFAIEYKNLFFSGYINPTHLVGPIQSDLSTILASAINISRELEQPIGNLLQKFGFISSKNNFMNVAQLKKKLEILSNLLPHLPSLERSYNKLNDWKSKISTLSELI from the coding sequence TTGAATGAAAACTCTATTGCGATTATAGGGGCTGGCTTTGCCGGCATTAGTACCGCATATGCTTTGAAACAAATAAATCTACAATTTACACTATTTGATCGAAGTTTACAATTTGGAGGCATCTGGACCAATAAACCCGAGTTAAAATTTAGAAGTATCTATGAACATGATTTTACCGAATTAAGAGAATTGAAATTTAATTTTTTAAAAGGAAATAAAACTTACTCTGATATAAGAAATTATATAGAAACCTATACTGATACCTTTGATCTTAAAGCTAATTTTAGCGGCGATAAAAATATTAAGAGTATTAGTTATAATGAAAATCATAAATGGATTTTAGAGTTTGATAATCATGAAAAAGAATTATATAATGCGGTAGTCTTAGCTACCGGAACTAAATGCAGTCTGGCAGATATTTCTTTTCTTCAGAATTATACAGGTCTCATTATACACGAATCTTTACTCGAATCTCCTGACTGCTTGAAAGGGAAACGTGTGTTAATTACCGGAGAAGATTCTTTTGCCTGTAGCCTTGCAGTTAATGCACTTGATTATTCAAAGGAATTACATATCAGTTTGCCTGAAATATTCTGGAAAAAGCCATCTGCAATTCTCGGAATTCCCATCGAAGAAATATTCCATCCATACATTTCAGAACACATTGATCTCATAATGTCCAACGATATGTTGTCGAATTTTTTTAATATTACTAACAGCATATTTCCGCATCTTTCATCTAATATTTCTTATCCAGAAAAAAATAAGACACTCTCAAAGCTTCTGTATTTTTTAAAGAATGGCCGTATTAGCTCTCATAGCAAAATTCAATCTATACAGGATAATGAGCTTTACTTTAGCAACGATGATAAACCTTATGAATTTGATATTATCATTGTTTCAAACAAATATTCCCCAAATATAGTTCCTATCTATACACCGAATAAACAATACACAGACATTTATCCTGATTCCATACTCAACTCTTTCGCGATTGAATATAAAAATCTTTTTTTTTCAGGGTATATCAACCCAACTCATTTAGTCGGTCCTATTCAATCAGATTTATCTACTATTCTTGCTTCTGCTATCAATATATCCCGTGAATTAGAACAACCTATAGGAAATTTATTACAAAAATTTGGATTTATTTCTTCCAAGAATAACTTCATGAATGTAGCACAATTAAAAAAGAAACTGGAGATACTCTCCAATTTATTACCGCATTTACCTTCTCTTGAAAGGTCCTATAATAAATTAAATGACTGGAAAAGCAAAATTTCTACCTTATCGGAATTAATTTAA
- a CDS encoding AAA family ATPase: protein MLKIAYGEANFDNLRRSGELFIDKTQFISRLEGVKKFFFIRPRRYCQNKRRSFFGSTVLL, encoded by the coding sequence ATGTTAAAGATAGCCTACGGAGAAGCTAATTTCGATAACCTGAGACGTTCAGGCGAATTATTTATCGATAAGACTCAATTTATTTCCCGGCTGGAAGGAGTAAAAAAGTTCTTTTTTATTCGTCCCCGTCGCTATTGTCAAAATAAGAGAAGAAGTTTTTTCGGATCTACTGTACTATTATAA